A genomic stretch from Thermomonospora umbrina includes:
- the tmk gene encoding dTMP kinase, protein MTRTGAAEQPGVLSIRPLRRLWVALSLSGLGDWLGLLALTALAAALTSGEGFAEQTYWVGGVLVAAVLPGLVLGSPAAAAAARLDRRTTMAAVDVARFGLLLSAPLVGRPVWLVAAAFLTGCLTPLWRAAADSAFADMAGPDRAADARRLALRTLYGAAPVAGLLFALLALLAGGLLDEDLRADLPAYVTAAVFLLSAVAVFTAQGIPSRGTGAPSWEGPATPSAPPARGGQDAVHSGAGGAGGVAGLGAGRRVVAAVPVVRGLAIGLAGAFLAGGAVVGVARVHVGTLHGGDAGYGALFGAAFLGMAFGLFVGPRMLGDFSRRRLLGLAVIAAGLTQIALALVQNLVVAVTLTGLLGWTVGVAWATARTLIQREADEEARGPAQAFLQSLVHVVLLMVLIVAPVVAGLTGRHRFAPADDAAYSFDGTGAVLLGTAVLTLLAGLVAYRQLDDRRGVPLTGELSAALRGVPYVPPGTDVQETRTRGVFIAFEGGEGAGKTTQARLTAIWLRDHGYDVVTTNEPGATKVGMRLRAILLDKETTGLSSRAETLLYAADRADHVANVITPALERGAIVVTDRYVDSSLAYQGYGRKLAVDEIAEVNRWATGELAPHLTVLLDVPPETGFGRFASPADRMESEPREFHERVRRGFRKLAEADPDRYLVIDAGQSQEDITRQIRDRVREILPDPIPAGTEDITSTFPIIRD, encoded by the coding sequence ATGACGAGAACGGGCGCGGCCGAGCAGCCGGGTGTGCTGTCGATCAGGCCGTTGCGGAGGCTCTGGGTCGCCCTGTCGCTGTCCGGCCTCGGTGACTGGCTCGGCCTGCTGGCGCTGACCGCGCTGGCCGCCGCCCTGACATCGGGCGAGGGCTTCGCGGAGCAGACGTACTGGGTCGGCGGTGTGCTGGTCGCCGCGGTGCTGCCGGGGCTGGTCCTCGGGTCGCCCGCGGCCGCCGCCGCGGCCCGGCTCGACCGTCGGACGACCATGGCCGCCGTGGACGTGGCGCGCTTCGGGCTGCTGCTGTCGGCACCGTTGGTGGGCCGGCCGGTGTGGCTGGTGGCCGCGGCGTTCCTCACCGGATGCCTGACGCCGCTGTGGCGGGCGGCCGCCGACTCCGCGTTCGCCGACATGGCCGGCCCCGACCGCGCGGCCGACGCGCGCCGGCTCGCGCTGCGCACGTTGTACGGGGCCGCGCCGGTGGCCGGGCTTCTGTTCGCCCTGTTGGCGCTGCTCGCGGGCGGGCTGCTGGACGAGGACCTGCGGGCCGACCTGCCCGCGTACGTCACCGCGGCGGTCTTCCTGCTCTCGGCGGTCGCGGTCTTCACGGCCCAGGGCATCCCGTCCCGGGGCACCGGTGCGCCCTCCTGGGAGGGCCCCGCCACGCCCTCGGCCCCGCCGGCTCGTGGGGGACAGGACGCGGTGCACTCCGGGGCCGGAGGGGCCGGCGGTGTCGCCGGGCTGGGGGCGGGTCGTCGGGTCGTGGCGGCCGTGCCCGTGGTGCGGGGGTTGGCGATCGGGCTCGCGGGCGCGTTCCTGGCGGGCGGCGCGGTGGTCGGTGTCGCACGGGTCCACGTCGGCACGCTGCACGGCGGCGACGCCGGGTACGGGGCGCTGTTCGGCGCGGCGTTCCTCGGCATGGCGTTCGGGCTGTTCGTGGGCCCGCGGATGCTGGGCGACTTCAGCCGGCGGCGGCTGCTCGGCCTGGCGGTCATCGCCGCCGGCCTGACCCAGATCGCCCTCGCCCTGGTGCAGAACCTGGTGGTCGCGGTGACCCTCACCGGGCTGCTGGGCTGGACGGTCGGGGTCGCCTGGGCCACCGCCCGCACCCTGATCCAGCGGGAGGCCGACGAGGAGGCGCGCGGCCCCGCGCAGGCGTTCCTGCAGTCTCTCGTCCACGTCGTGCTGCTCATGGTGTTGATCGTCGCCCCCGTGGTCGCCGGGCTGACCGGGCGGCATCGCTTCGCGCCTGCCGACGACGCCGCCTACAGCTTCGACGGCACCGGGGCCGTCCTCCTGGGCACCGCCGTGTTGACGCTGCTGGCCGGGCTCGTCGCGTACCGGCAGCTCGACGACCGCCGAGGCGTTCCCCTGACGGGCGAGCTGTCGGCGGCTCTGCGCGGCGTCCCGTACGTCCCCCCCGGCACCGACGTCCAAGAGACCCGCACCCGAGGCGTCTTCATCGCGTTCGAGGGCGGCGAGGGCGCCGGCAAGACCACCCAGGCGCGGCTGACCGCGATCTGGCTGCGCGACCACGGCTACGACGTCGTCACCACCAACGAGCCCGGCGCCACCAAGGTCGGCATGCGGCTGCGCGCCATCCTGCTCGACAAGGAGACCACCGGCCTGTCGTCCCGCGCCGAGACCCTGCTGTACGCGGCCGACCGCGCCGATCACGTGGCCAACGTCATCACCCCGGCCCTCGAACGCGGCGCCATCGTCGTCACCGACCGGTACGTGGACTCCTCCCTGGCCTACCAGGGCTATGGCCGCAAGCTCGCCGTCGACGAGATCGCCGAGGTCAACCGCTGGGCCACCGGCGAGCTGGCCCCCCACCTCACGGTCCTGCTGGACGTCCCCCCGGAGACCGGCTTCGGCCGTTTCGCCTCTCCCGCCGACCGGATGGAGTCCGAGCCCAGGGAGTTCCACGAACGGGTCCGCCGGGGCTTCCGCAAGCTCGCCGAGGCCGACCCCGACCGCTACCTCGTGATCGACGCCGGCCAGTCCCAGGAGGACATCACCCGCCAGATCCGCGACCGCGTCCGCGAGATCCTCCCCGACCCGATCCCGGCCGGCACCGAGGACATCACCAGCACCTTCCCCATCATCCGCGACTAG
- a CDS encoding ATP-binding protein, with protein MDVREVRRFVRKRLDGTGVDAADLSVVVSEVATNAVTHSLSGKPGGRLRVAVLVARDRVRLEFTDDGGLPGRPKGPDGAEEGGRGLLIVAGLTDAWGWDVGDDGRTTVWVDMLRTAPGSAPA; from the coding sequence GTGGACGTGCGGGAGGTACGGCGGTTCGTGCGGAAGCGGCTGGACGGGACGGGTGTGGACGCGGCGGACCTGAGCGTCGTGGTCAGCGAGGTCGCCACCAACGCGGTGACGCACTCGCTGTCGGGGAAGCCCGGCGGGCGGCTGCGGGTGGCGGTGCTCGTCGCGCGGGATCGGGTGCGGCTGGAGTTCACCGACGACGGCGGACTGCCGGGACGGCCGAAGGGCCCGGACGGCGCGGAAGAGGGCGGGCGGGGGCTGCTGATCGTCGCCGGGCTGACCGACGCATGGGGCTGGGACGTGGGCGACGACGGCAGGACGACCGTGTGGGTCGACATGCTCCGGACGGCCCCCGGCTCCGCGCCGGCGTGA
- a CDS encoding helix-turn-helix domain-containing protein, whose amino-acid sequence MARSQEPSHSPTLRARRLALELTRRREVAGLSRDEVSQRLEWSSSTLFRIETGRSKPQPRSVRELLDLYGVTGAEKDGLIQLARDARKPGWWHSFRDVLPNPYEVYIGLEAGAATIRTFEPIMVPGLLQTADYARAMIRGGPQEMDPDEIERRVQVRMARQEILGRADRPRLWAVMDEAALHRRVGGDEIMRGQLHHLVETAERGRTTIQVVSFGAGAHAGTTGPFVILDFPEPTDPDVVYLETIPEGLYLDGAKDVSSFMLAFDRLRAAALHPDDSVALIQRVADATK is encoded by the coding sequence ATGGCGCGAAGCCAGGAACCCAGTCACAGCCCGACGCTGCGCGCTCGCCGCCTCGCCCTGGAGCTGACCAGGCGACGAGAGGTGGCCGGACTGTCGCGCGACGAGGTCTCGCAGCGCTTGGAGTGGTCCAGCTCCACGCTGTTCCGCATCGAGACCGGCCGCTCCAAGCCACAGCCGCGCAGCGTTCGGGAGTTGCTCGACCTGTACGGCGTGACCGGGGCTGAGAAGGACGGCCTCATCCAACTTGCCCGCGACGCTCGCAAACCCGGATGGTGGCACTCGTTCCGCGACGTGCTGCCCAATCCGTACGAGGTGTACATCGGCCTGGAAGCGGGAGCAGCAACCATCCGCACCTTCGAGCCGATCATGGTGCCGGGGCTGCTGCAAACCGCCGACTATGCCCGGGCCATGATCCGTGGTGGCCCTCAAGAAATGGACCCTGATGAGATCGAACGCCGAGTGCAGGTACGGATGGCGAGGCAGGAGATCCTCGGACGAGCAGACCGTCCCCGTCTCTGGGCGGTGATGGACGAAGCGGCACTGCATCGGAGGGTCGGCGGCGACGAGATCATGCGCGGCCAACTGCATCATCTGGTCGAGACGGCCGAACGGGGAAGGACGACGATCCAAGTTGTCTCGTTCGGAGCAGGCGCGCATGCCGGGACGACCGGCCCGTTCGTCATCCTGGACTTCCCCGAGCCCACCGACCCGGACGTGGTGTACCTGGAGACCATCCCTGAGGGCCTCTACCTGGACGGCGCGAAGGACGTCTCCTCGTTTATGCTTGCATTTGACCGTCTACGCGCGGCTGCGCTACACCCTGACGACTCGGTGGCGCTCATTCAGCGCGTGGCAGATGCAACCAAGTGA
- a CDS encoding DUF397 domain-containing protein, producing the protein MSRARWRKSSRSGQNGNCVEVAELAVSVAVRDSKDPHGVALAFSRSAWRTFSRRIAEGELR; encoded by the coding sequence ATGTCCCGTGCCAGGTGGCGCAAGAGTTCTCGGAGCGGTCAGAACGGCAACTGTGTGGAGGTTGCCGAGTTGGCGGTGTCCGTGGCGGTGCGCGACAGCAAGGACCCCCACGGAGTGGCCTTGGCCTTCTCCCGCTCCGCGTGGCGGACGTTCAGCCGACGGATCGCGGAGGGCGAGCTCCGCTAG
- a CDS encoding GntR family transcriptional regulator — MSPRISRNAMLRYRKDSRERARGAFDYEVRQLGMEPRSDLTVGRVAPPAEVAEILGTEAGQEVVVRSRRMFADAVPVQIAPSYIPLDIAAGTVLEEPDQGPGGMVSRMAELGYRQVRMSERITVRPPGEDEAQFLQMSADQRVYVITHVGWTADDRPVEVCVHVMPTHLWTLDYEWNVDPA, encoded by the coding sequence ATGAGCCCGCGGATCAGCCGCAACGCGATGCTCCGCTACCGCAAGGACAGCCGAGAGCGCGCCCGTGGGGCCTTCGACTACGAAGTGCGCCAACTGGGCATGGAGCCGCGTTCCGATCTCACCGTGGGTCGTGTCGCTCCTCCGGCCGAGGTGGCGGAGATCCTGGGCACCGAAGCGGGTCAGGAGGTCGTCGTCCGGTCGCGGCGGATGTTCGCCGATGCTGTCCCTGTGCAGATCGCGCCCAGCTACATCCCGCTCGACATCGCTGCGGGCACCGTCCTGGAAGAGCCCGACCAGGGTCCTGGCGGAATGGTCAGTCGCATGGCGGAGCTCGGGTACCGGCAGGTCCGCATGAGCGAGCGCATCACGGTCCGCCCTCCCGGAGAGGACGAGGCGCAATTCCTCCAGATGTCCGCCGACCAGCGGGTCTACGTCATCACGCATGTCGGGTGGACGGCCGACGACCGGCCCGTCGAGGTCTGCGTTCACGTGATGCCCACGCACCTGTGGACCCTCGACTATGAGTGGAACGTCGATCCGGCCTGA
- a CDS encoding peptide deformylase: MARPELRLASDRMRAAGIVQRGDPILAAVARPFALPDEAGEARRLADELLAAMQRVREHHVFGKGMGLAAPQIGVGRAAAIVQPPGDDATPITLFNPRLISESGESDEQYEGCLSFFDVRGLVPRPLRMEVEHTTIEGRRVITAFSDGLARLVAHEIDHLYGSLYLDRMRERVEPISVEEYKGTGRAWGYPQER, from the coding sequence GTGGCGCGGCCCGAGCTGCGGCTTGCGAGCGATCGGATGAGGGCTGCCGGGATCGTTCAGCGAGGCGACCCGATCCTCGCGGCCGTCGCGCGGCCGTTCGCGCTGCCGGACGAGGCGGGGGAGGCGCGTCGGCTCGCCGATGAGTTGCTGGCCGCCATGCAGCGGGTTCGTGAGCATCACGTGTTCGGGAAGGGCATGGGGCTGGCGGCCCCGCAGATCGGAGTGGGGCGGGCCGCGGCGATCGTTCAGCCGCCCGGCGATGACGCGACGCCGATCACCCTCTTCAACCCGAGGCTCATCTCCGAGTCCGGGGAGTCCGACGAGCAGTACGAGGGCTGCCTTTCGTTCTTCGACGTGCGGGGTCTCGTCCCGCGGCCCCTGCGCATGGAGGTCGAGCACACGACCATCGAGGGCCGCCGGGTCATCACCGCCTTCTCGGACGGGCTCGCTCGGCTCGTCGCCCATGAGATCGACCATTTGTACGGCTCTCTCTACCTCGATCGCATGCGTGAGCGTGTCGAGCCGATCAGTGTTGAGGAGTACAAGGGCACTGGGCGCGCGTGGGGATATCCGCAAGAGCGCTAG
- a CDS encoding DNA polymerase III subunit delta' → MSVWDDLVGQEPVARQLAAAAEAGAAALGRDERAAAGMTHAWLFTGPPGSGQGTAARAFAAALQCRETPPGCGHCASCHQTLQGTHADIEVVRPSGLSYGVRQTRELVLRAASSPSGGRWQIVLFENADLATEAAANALLKAIEEPPPRTVWLLCAPSPEDLVTTIRSRCRLVTLRTPSPSAIADVLTLRDGIDAEIAAEAARASQGHIGRARQLATDPEARKRRAEVLSLPRRLTGVAPAVNAAAALVAAAEADAKATAEELNEPETSDLRRALGESEKGRMPRGTAGALKDLEDRQKSRATRVKRDFLDRALLDLASYYRDVLALQLGSPVEPVNGDRSAELRSAASTGTPEATLRRLEAIMECRQRVEANVNPLLAVEAMTLALRTS, encoded by the coding sequence ATGAGCGTGTGGGATGACCTGGTGGGGCAGGAGCCCGTGGCGCGGCAGTTGGCGGCGGCGGCGGAGGCCGGGGCAGCGGCGCTGGGCCGGGACGAGCGGGCCGCCGCCGGGATGACGCATGCCTGGTTGTTCACCGGGCCTCCCGGGTCGGGGCAGGGGACCGCCGCACGGGCCTTCGCGGCGGCGTTGCAGTGCCGCGAGACGCCGCCGGGCTGTGGGCATTGCGCGTCCTGCCACCAGACGTTGCAGGGGACGCACGCCGACATCGAGGTCGTACGGCCGTCGGGGCTGTCCTACGGTGTGCGGCAGACCCGGGAGTTGGTGCTGCGGGCCGCCTCCTCGCCGAGCGGCGGGCGCTGGCAGATCGTGCTGTTCGAGAACGCCGACCTCGCCACCGAGGCGGCCGCCAACGCGCTGCTCAAGGCGATCGAGGAGCCGCCGCCCAGGACCGTCTGGCTGCTGTGCGCGCCCTCCCCGGAGGACCTGGTGACGACGATCAGGTCCCGCTGCCGGCTGGTCACCCTGCGCACGCCCTCGCCCTCGGCCATCGCCGACGTGCTCACCCTGCGGGACGGGATCGACGCCGAGATCGCCGCCGAGGCCGCGCGGGCCTCCCAGGGGCACATCGGCCGCGCTCGGCAGCTCGCCACCGACCCTGAGGCCCGCAAACGGCGTGCCGAGGTGTTGAGCCTCCCCCGACGACTGACGGGCGTCGCGCCGGCCGTGAACGCCGCCGCCGCCCTGGTCGCCGCCGCCGAGGCGGACGCCAAGGCCACCGCCGAGGAGCTGAACGAGCCCGAGACCTCCGACCTCCGCCGCGCTCTGGGGGAGAGCGAGAAGGGCCGGATGCCCCGCGGCACCGCGGGGGCCCTCAAGGACTTGGAGGACCGCCAGAAGTCGCGGGCCACCCGCGTCAAGCGCGACTTCCTCGACCGCGCCCTGCTGGACCTCGCCTCGTACTACCGCGATGTCCTGGCCCTCCAACTGGGCTCTCCCGTGGAACCGGTCAACGGCGACCGCTCGGCCGAACTCCGCTCCGCCGCCTCCACCGGCACCCCCGAGGCCACCCTGCGCCGCCTAGAGGCGATCATGGAATGCCGCCAACGCGTGGAAGCCAACGTCAACCCCCTCCTGGCCGTCGAGGCCATGACCCTCGCCCTGCGCACCTCCTAG
- a CDS encoding low molecular weight protein-tyrosine-phosphatase produces MSYRVTFVCTGNICRSPMAEWIFRHHVDEAGLDVEVDSSGTDGWHEGDDADHRTVRTLTRGGYRSAHRARRFEREWFEHYDLIVALDRGHLRELRAMAPDDEARGRIRLLREFDPAADGDLDVPDPYYGDDTGFEHVRELIEAAVPGLLDEVRAGLKGR; encoded by the coding sequence ATGTCGTACCGGGTCACGTTCGTCTGTACGGGCAACATCTGCCGCTCGCCGATGGCGGAGTGGATCTTTCGTCATCACGTCGACGAGGCGGGGCTGGACGTCGAGGTGGACAGTTCGGGGACCGACGGCTGGCATGAGGGCGACGACGCCGACCACCGGACCGTGCGGACGCTGACCCGGGGCGGCTACCGGTCCGCGCATCGGGCGCGGCGGTTCGAACGGGAGTGGTTCGAGCACTACGACCTGATCGTCGCCCTGGACCGCGGGCATCTGCGGGAGCTGCGGGCGATGGCGCCGGACGATGAAGCCCGCGGCAGGATCCGGCTGCTGCGGGAGTTCGACCCGGCGGCCGACGGGGACCTTGACGTTCCCGATCCGTATTACGGGGACGACACGGGGTTCGAGCACGTCAGAGAGCTGATCGAGGCGGCCGTTCCCGGGCTGCTCGACGAGGTGCGCGCCGGTCTCAAGGGACGCTGA
- a CDS encoding fructosamine kinase family protein — protein sequence MVPAGLERLLGVPVERVARVGSGHAWTLFRGTLADGREVFVKAADPGTAPDDEAGVFAAEAAGLRWLGEGDGGAGSGGRSDGGSGAGRQGGGGRGGASGGAPVPEVLGADESLLVLPWLPSEAPSREAAERFGRELAVLHAAGAESFGAPWQGYIAHLPLDNTRAGDWPRWYAERRIAPYLRRAARHLGDADVRLIERVMDRIEELGGPAEPPARIHGDLWSGNVVWSGGRAWLVDPAAHGGHRETDLAMLDLFGAPYLDRVMAAYQEIWPLADGWRARVPLHRLHPLLVHVVLYGGSYRSAAVDAARAALRVSW from the coding sequence ATGGTCCCCGCCGGGCTGGAGCGGCTGCTCGGCGTCCCGGTCGAGCGCGTCGCCCGCGTGGGCTCCGGTCATGCGTGGACCCTCTTCAGAGGGACTCTGGCGGACGGCCGCGAGGTCTTCGTCAAGGCCGCCGACCCTGGAACGGCTCCGGACGACGAGGCCGGGGTGTTCGCCGCCGAGGCGGCCGGGCTGCGCTGGCTGGGCGAGGGCGACGGCGGGGCCGGAAGCGGCGGCCGAAGCGACGGCGGGAGTGGGGCCGGGCGACAGGGCGGGGGCGGACGCGGGGGTGCGAGTGGCGGGGCGCCGGTGCCCGAGGTGTTGGGGGCCGATGAGAGCCTCCTCGTGCTGCCGTGGTTGCCCTCGGAGGCGCCGTCTCGGGAGGCGGCCGAGCGGTTCGGTCGGGAGTTGGCGGTTCTGCACGCCGCCGGGGCGGAATCGTTCGGGGCCCCATGGCAGGGGTACATCGCCCACCTGCCGCTCGACAACACCCGGGCCGGGGACTGGCCGCGCTGGTACGCCGAGCGGCGCATCGCCCCCTACCTGAGGCGGGCCGCGCGGCATCTCGGTGATGCGGACGTACGGCTGATCGAGCGCGTGATGGACCGGATCGAGGAGTTGGGGGGCCCCGCCGAGCCGCCCGCCCGTATTCACGGCGATCTCTGGTCGGGCAACGTGGTGTGGTCCGGAGGACGGGCGTGGCTGGTCGACCCGGCGGCGCACGGCGGCCACCGGGAGACGGATCTGGCCATGCTGGACCTGTTCGGGGCTCCGTACCTCGACCGGGTCATGGCCGCCTACCAGGAGATATGGCCGCTCGCCGACGGTTGGCGGGCCAGGGTTCCGCTGCACCGGCTGCACCCGCTGCTGGTCCATGTGGTGCTGTACGGGGGCTCGTACCGGTCGGCCGCGGTGGACGCGGCACGGGCGGCGTTGCGGGTTTCCTGGTGA
- a CDS encoding PSP1 domain-containing protein, whose translation MGMVMAVSFTRYGRLYYLDPGSHSPKVGDKVLVPTDSGPEVAECVWAPQWVSEDIDGLPVCAGIAGDEHLARDETNRRRRAEGRGIAKRLIRKHGLPMKVIGVDYLDDDNVVKVYFSAPHRVDFRALVRDLARTVSSRVELRQVGPRDEARLQGGIGPCGRDLCCATFLKDFEPVSVRMAKEQDLPVNPLRIAGACGRLMCCLKYEHPLYVEAHQRMPRLGQRVETPEGEGQVVGRNVPADEVTVRLDGGRRCSCPSASVCAPRRQHDAAYD comes from the coding sequence ATGGGCATGGTGATGGCGGTCAGTTTCACCCGTTACGGCCGGCTCTACTACCTGGACCCCGGGTCCCACTCGCCCAAGGTGGGCGACAAGGTGCTCGTCCCCACCGACTCCGGGCCCGAGGTCGCCGAGTGCGTGTGGGCGCCCCAGTGGGTGTCGGAGGACATCGACGGCCTCCCGGTCTGCGCGGGCATCGCCGGGGACGAGCACCTCGCCCGTGACGAGACCAACCGGCGGCGCAGGGCGGAGGGCCGCGGCATCGCCAAGCGGCTGATCCGCAAGCACGGGCTGCCGATGAAGGTCATCGGGGTCGACTACCTCGACGACGACAACGTCGTCAAGGTGTACTTCTCCGCCCCGCACCGGGTGGACTTCCGCGCCCTCGTCCGCGACCTGGCCCGCACCGTGAGCTCGCGGGTCGAGCTCCGGCAGGTCGGCCCCCGCGACGAGGCCCGGCTCCAAGGCGGGATCGGCCCCTGCGGCCGTGACCTGTGCTGCGCCACGTTCCTCAAGGACTTCGAGCCCGTCTCCGTCCGCATGGCCAAGGAGCAGGACCTCCCCGTCAACCCGCTGCGCATCGCGGGCGCCTGCGGACGGCTGATGTGCTGCCTCAAGTACGAGCATCCCCTGTACGTGGAGGCCCACCAGCGGATGCCCCGACTCGGCCAGCGCGTCGAGACCCCCGAGGGCGAGGGCCAGGTCGTCGGCCGCAACGTCCCCGCCGACGAGGTCACCGTCCGCCTCGACGGCGGTCGCCGTTGCTCCTGCCCGTCCGCCTCCGTCTGCGCGCCCCGCCGACAGCACGACGCCGCGTACGACTGA
- a CDS encoding DUF427 domain-containing protein, translating into MSKQRGVRIEPSGKRVRVYLGGEAVADTTRPTLVWEGPYAPVYYFPVDDVRLDVLTPDEETKRSASRGDATLYTVRVNGVVAPGAALRYEQSPIEELRDLVRFEWDAMEAWFEEDEEVFSHPRDPYHRVDVLASSRHIRVEVGGVTVAESSAPRLLFETGFPVRYYLPKTHVRMDLLERTNTSTHCPYKGVAEYWSVRAEDEVHEDVVWSYRHPLVESQQVAGYVSFYNEKVDIWVDGVKEERPTTIFA; encoded by the coding sequence ATGAGCAAACAGCGCGGTGTGCGGATCGAGCCCAGCGGCAAGCGGGTGCGCGTCTACCTCGGGGGTGAGGCGGTGGCCGACACCACCCGCCCGACGCTGGTGTGGGAGGGCCCCTACGCCCCCGTCTACTACTTCCCCGTCGATGATGTGCGCCTCGATGTTCTAACGCCCGATGAGGAGACCAAGCGTTCGGCCAGCCGTGGAGACGCGACCCTCTACACGGTGAGGGTCAACGGTGTCGTGGCCCCCGGAGCGGCCCTGCGCTACGAGCAGTCCCCCATCGAGGAGCTTCGCGACCTGGTCCGTTTCGAGTGGGACGCCATGGAGGCGTGGTTCGAGGAGGACGAGGAGGTGTTCTCCCACCCCCGCGACCCGTACCACCGCGTCGACGTCCTGGCGAGCTCCCGCCACATCCGCGTCGAGGTCGGCGGGGTCACGGTCGCGGAGTCGTCCGCCCCTCGCCTGCTGTTCGAGACCGGCTTCCCGGTCCGTTATTACCTGCCGAAGACGCACGTGAGAATGGACCTTCTGGAACGCACGAACACGTCCACGCACTGCCCGTACAAGGGCGTGGCCGAGTACTGGTCCGTTCGCGCCGAAGACGAGGTCCACGAGGACGTGGTGTGGTCATACCGTCACCCTCTTGTGGAGAGTCAGCAGGTGGCGGGTTATGTGTCGTTCTACAACGAGAAAGTCGACATCTGGGTCGACGGCGTGAAGGAGGAACGGCCGACGACCATCTTCGCCTGA
- a CDS encoding alpha/beta hydrolase yields MGRARRMGAVLASVGLSMVTVTGCADNGSGDTSRQSPPPGSAAGMDRYYAQKPGWHDCKDGFECATVKVPLDYARPQGQQLGLAVIRLPARKRSGRIGSLVTNPGGPGGSGVGFIREAGRLFGPDVRDRFDLVGFDPRGVGESEPVRCLDGPQLDRFFTTDTSPDDPREVAALSAQSQAFANGCKARSAARLPHVGTLNAARDIDVLRAALGDDKLTYMGFSYGTYLGAFYAEQFPRNVRALVLDGAVDPTLSSTATLLEQAKGFETALRAFVEDCAKAPDCPLGPDVDKALDRISDLQRQTDRTPLRSPRGDTRRINETWVTTGIAAALYNKGFWPTLRIALGNAIQKRDGDMLLTLADQMLQRRPDGSYSNQMEANMAVNCVDKPNPPNADAYGKEATRAAADAPHFGEYVIWGGLPCVYWPVQTRQAPRPLTADGAAPILVIGTTRDPATPYRWAQALATQLRSGTLLTHEGDGHTAYLGGPTCITAPTDRYLTKGTPPKEGTVCR; encoded by the coding sequence GTGGGCAGAGCACGACGGATGGGCGCCGTTCTGGCCTCGGTGGGCCTCTCGATGGTGACGGTGACCGGATGCGCGGACAACGGCTCCGGCGACACCTCCCGGCAGTCGCCGCCCCCGGGCTCGGCGGCGGGGATGGACCGCTACTACGCGCAGAAGCCCGGCTGGCACGACTGCAAGGACGGCTTCGAGTGCGCCACCGTCAAGGTCCCGCTCGACTACGCCCGCCCCCAGGGGCAGCAGCTCGGCCTGGCGGTCATCCGGCTGCCCGCCAGGAAGCGCTCCGGCCGGATCGGCTCCCTGGTGACCAACCCCGGCGGCCCCGGCGGCTCCGGCGTCGGCTTCATCCGCGAGGCCGGCCGCCTCTTCGGGCCGGACGTGCGCGACCGGTTCGACCTGGTGGGCTTCGACCCGCGCGGTGTCGGGGAGAGCGAGCCCGTCCGCTGCCTGGACGGGCCTCAACTCGACCGCTTCTTCACCACCGACACCTCCCCGGACGACCCCCGTGAGGTCGCCGCGCTGAGCGCCCAGAGCCAGGCGTTCGCCAACGGCTGCAAGGCCCGCTCCGCCGCCCGGCTCCCCCATGTGGGCACCCTGAACGCCGCCCGCGACATCGACGTCCTCCGCGCCGCCCTAGGCGACGACAAGCTCACCTACATGGGCTTCTCGTACGGCACGTACCTGGGCGCGTTCTACGCCGAGCAGTTCCCCCGCAACGTGCGAGCCCTCGTCTTGGACGGCGCCGTCGACCCCACCCTGTCCTCTACGGCGACCCTCCTCGAACAGGCCAAGGGCTTCGAGACCGCCCTGCGCGCCTTCGTGGAGGACTGCGCCAAGGCACCCGACTGCCCCCTCGGCCCCGACGTCGACAAGGCCCTCGACCGGATCTCCGACCTTCAGCGCCAGACCGACCGCACCCCGCTCCGGAGCCCGCGCGGAGACACCCGCCGTATCAACGAGACCTGGGTGACCACCGGCATCGCCGCCGCCCTCTACAACAAGGGCTTCTGGCCCACCCTCCGCATCGCCTTGGGCAACGCCATCCAGAAGCGCGACGGCGACATGCTCCTCACCCTCGCCGACCAGATGCTCCAGCGCCGCCCCGACGGCTCCTACAGCAACCAGATGGAAGCCAACATGGCCGTCAACTGCGTCGACAAGCCCAACCCCCCCAATGCCGACGCCTACGGCAAGGAGGCCACCCGCGCCGCCGCCGACGCCCCCCACTTCGGCGAGTACGTCATATGGGGCGGCCTGCCCTGCGTCTACTGGCCCGTCCAGACCCGCCAGGCCCCCCGCCCCCTCACCGCCGACGGCGCCGCCCCCATCCTCGTCATCGGCACCACCCGAGACCCGGCCACCCCCTACCGCTGGGCCCAGGCCCTCGCCACCCAACTCCGCTCCGGCACCCTCCTCACCCACGAGGGCGACGGCCACACCGCCTACCTGGGCGGCCCCACCTGCATCACCGCCCCCACCGACCGCTACCTGACCAAGGGCACCCCACCGAAGGAGGGCACGGTCTGCCGCTGA